GGACCATTTTTTCCGGAACACAGCCAACCCCCAGGATGCCACCGACTACAAGTCGCAAATGCTGAATGCCCTGCTGCAGTGGCTGAAAGTACGCTAACGGAAAAATGCCATCTTATCTCCCGAAAAAAAATCTTTACCAAAAAAACATAAGTAAGCGAATATTCACTTATTTTTGAATCCTCAAACGTTTGTAGAAAAAATCATGCGGACCCGGAACACGGAAAAAATGGAACTCGTCAGAAACATGACGATGCAGATGGTAGCGACCAATGGTATTGAAAACTTTTCAGTCAACAGTCTCGCAAAAGCCTGTGGCATCTCTGTCGCCACTTTGTATATCTATTACAAAGACAAGGACGATCTGATAACGCAGGTGGCCATAGAGGAAGGCACCCGGTTGTATGACGCTATTTTGAAAGACTTTGATCCGGACCAGTCTTTTGAAACAGGCCTGTGGCAACAGTGGCAAAACAGGGCATACTACCTGATGAAGAATCCGTTGTCATCATCGTTCATC
This sequence is a window from Chitinophaga varians. Protein-coding genes within it:
- a CDS encoding TetR/AcrR family transcriptional regulator, translating into MELVRNMTMQMVATNGIENFSVNSLAKACGISVATLYIYYKDKDDLITQVAIEEGTRLYDAILKDFDPDQSFETGLWQQWQNRAYYLMKNPLSSSFIEKIHMSSYSEKVGEAISSMFYQSMVRFVDGAIKRKELVPLPPEAWWSVAFAPLYTLLRFHYQGRSIAKKPFKLTDELIRQTFEVVVKALKP